The Streptomyces aurantiacus genome includes a region encoding these proteins:
- a CDS encoding SH3 domain-containing protein, whose protein sequence is MQGISSHSMTKLMITAAVGVMAAAGMAAPAAAAEHQPADRSTSQSAGVQAQTVTTWINGNVRIGPDTGYSIAYTVAANQNLSAECWLEGGFVNANGVYHDKWVLLSDGNYIWGGLLKGNEVGNVSRYCWA, encoded by the coding sequence ATGCAGGGAATCAGCTCGCACTCGATGACCAAGCTCATGATCACGGCAGCGGTGGGCGTCATGGCGGCGGCCGGTATGGCCGCTCCGGCTGCCGCGGCGGAACACCAGCCGGCCGACCGGTCCACGTCCCAGAGCGCGGGCGTCCAGGCTCAGACCGTCACGACCTGGATCAACGGCAACGTGCGGATCGGACCTGACACGGGCTACAGCATCGCCTACACCGTCGCGGCCAACCAGAACCTCTCCGCCGAATGCTGGCTCGAGGGCGGCTTCGTCAACGCCAACGGCGTCTACCACGACAAGTGGGTTCTCCTCTCCGACGGGAACTACATCTGGGGCGGACTGCTGAAGGGCAACGAGGTCGGCAACGTATCCCGGTACTGCTGGGCCTGA
- the rox gene encoding rifampin monooxygenase, producing MIDVIVVGGGPTGVMLACELRLHGVHVVVLERLTEPTDQSRGQGLHARSVEIMDQRGLLDRFLAVNEKFQVGGLFGGIVKPWPASLDTAHPYGIATPQPVTERLLNERAVELGTEIRRGCEVVGLQQDEDGVTVELADGTHLRSRYAIGCDGGRSVVRKLLGVGFPGEPAKVETLLGELEMTEDPTTIAAAVEEVRKTQLRFGIAPLENGVYRVVAPADGVAEDRATAPTLEEFQQQLRAFAGTDFGAHSPRWLSRFGDATRQAERYRVDRVLLAGDAAHIHPPTGGQGLNLGVQDAFNLGWKLAAEVKGWAPQGLLDSYHTERYPVGARVLDNTRAQITLLGADPGATALRELFSKLMDFEEVNRYVTEMITAVGVRYDFGEGHELLGRRMRDVKLKTGRLYELMHGGRGLLLDRTGRLSVAGWADRIDHVVDVSDELGAPAVLLRPDGHVAWVGEDQQDLLDRLPTWFGSAAVN from the coding sequence ATGATTGACGTGATCGTGGTCGGTGGTGGACCGACCGGTGTGATGCTTGCCTGCGAGTTGCGGCTGCACGGCGTGCATGTGGTCGTGCTGGAGAGGTTGACCGAGCCGACCGATCAGTCCCGCGGGCAGGGCCTGCACGCGCGCAGTGTGGAGATCATGGACCAGCGGGGCCTGCTGGACCGGTTCCTCGCAGTCAACGAGAAGTTCCAGGTCGGCGGGCTTTTCGGTGGCATCGTCAAGCCGTGGCCGGCGAGTTTGGACACGGCTCACCCGTACGGCATCGCGACCCCGCAGCCGGTCACCGAGCGGTTGCTCAATGAACGTGCGGTCGAGCTCGGTACCGAGATCCGGCGCGGCTGCGAAGTGGTTGGACTGCAGCAGGACGAGGACGGGGTGACCGTCGAGCTGGCCGACGGCACACACCTCCGCTCGCGTTATGCCATTGGCTGCGACGGTGGCCGCAGTGTGGTGCGCAAGCTCCTCGGTGTCGGTTTTCCCGGTGAGCCCGCCAAGGTCGAAACGCTGTTGGGCGAGCTGGAGATGACCGAGGATCCGACGACGATCGCCGCCGCGGTCGAGGAAGTCCGCAAGACCCAACTGCGGTTCGGGATCGCCCCTCTCGAGAACGGGGTGTACCGCGTCGTCGCGCCTGCCGACGGCGTGGCCGAGGACCGGGCGACGGCGCCGACGCTGGAGGAGTTCCAGCAACAGCTGCGGGCGTTCGCGGGCACCGACTTCGGCGCTCACTCACCGCGTTGGCTGTCCCGGTTCGGCGACGCCACCCGGCAGGCCGAGAGATATCGGGTCGACCGGGTTCTGCTGGCCGGCGACGCGGCACACATTCACCCGCCGACCGGCGGGCAGGGCCTCAACCTCGGAGTCCAGGACGCGTTCAACCTCGGTTGGAAACTGGCCGCCGAAGTCAAGGGATGGGCGCCGCAAGGGCTGTTGGACAGCTACCACACCGAGCGGTACCCGGTGGGCGCCCGCGTACTCGACAACACACGCGCGCAGATCACACTGCTGGGAGCCGATCCGGGCGCGACCGCGTTGCGGGAGCTGTTCTCGAAGCTGATGGACTTCGAGGAGGTCAACCGGTACGTGACGGAGATGATCACTGCCGTCGGGGTTCGCTACGACTTCGGTGAGGGTCACGAACTGCTCGGTCGGCGGATGCGGGACGTGAAGCTGAAGACGGGGCGTCTCTACGAGCTGATGCATGGCGGCCGCGGACTGCTGCTCGATCGGACCGGCCGGCTCTCGGTGGCGGGCTGGGCAGACAGGATCGACCATGTCGTCGACGTCAGCGACGAACTCGGCGCCCCTGCTGTGCTGTTGCGGCCCGACGGGCACGTGGCATGGGTGGGCGAGGACCAGCAAGATCTGCTCGACCGGCTGCCGACGTGGTTCGGCAGCGCTGCCGTCAACTGA
- a CDS encoding ankyrin repeat domain-containing protein, whose amino-acid sequence MNQRQRKKLGQRLFVAALTGDTARVKELLGAGADPEWSDSDGTTPLYAASVSGKTEIARMLLAAGALPNAESSGLGSEGTPLCAAACWGYTETVRELLAHGADPNLNEDHGTGWSPLKWAVHGSHAETAELLIEAGATPTESTAQHQHPRG is encoded by the coding sequence ATGAATCAGCGGCAGCGCAAGAAGCTTGGCCAGCGCCTGTTCGTAGCAGCTCTCACGGGCGACACCGCCCGGGTGAAGGAGCTTCTCGGGGCCGGAGCCGACCCGGAGTGGTCGGACAGCGATGGGACCACTCCGCTCTATGCCGCGTCCGTGAGCGGGAAGACAGAGATCGCCCGCATGCTCCTGGCGGCCGGGGCCCTGCCGAACGCCGAGAGCAGCGGGCTCGGATCAGAAGGCACACCCTTGTGCGCAGCCGCATGCTGGGGGTACACCGAAACGGTACGCGAACTCTTGGCGCACGGCGCTGATCCGAACCTCAATGAGGATCACGGCACGGGCTGGTCGCCCTTGAAGTGGGCTGTCCACGGCTCCCATGCCGAAACTGCCGAACTTCTCATCGAGGCCGGAGCCACCCCCACAGAGAGCACTGCTCAGCATCAGCATCCGAGAGGCTGA
- a CDS encoding excalibur calcium-binding protein, which produces MSRHATIAGIAAAFVSIVPLAGLAHAQDLDCRDFTFQEDAQAVFEQDTSDPNRLDEDQGPDDSIACEVLPRRTSALATPTVSTPASLLPTRGARAGTGGASATGPTHWDVSIGISLAASGTLAAAGYTVLRRRRR; this is translated from the coding sequence ATGTCACGTCATGCAACCATCGCGGGCATAGCCGCGGCATTCGTGTCCATCGTTCCGCTCGCCGGTCTCGCGCACGCCCAAGACCTCGACTGCCGCGACTTCACCTTTCAGGAAGACGCGCAGGCCGTGTTCGAACAGGACACCAGCGACCCCAATCGGCTCGACGAAGACCAGGGCCCTGACGACAGCATCGCCTGTGAAGTTCTACCCCGGCGCACGTCGGCCCTCGCCACACCAACAGTCAGCACCCCTGCCTCTCTTCTGCCCACTCGCGGCGCACGGGCCGGTACCGGCGGCGCCTCCGCCACCGGCCCGACCCACTGGGACGTCAGCATTGGCATCAGCCTCGCCGCCAGCGGGACACTCGCTGCTGCCGGCTATACGGTGCTGCGCCGCCGACGACGCTGA
- a CDS encoding SRPBCC family protein — MDRTDRASRRIAAPPAAVYGALLDRKSLETWLPPDGMSGRVERWDPRPGGGFRMVLTYLDPTDSPGKSSDATDVIDVGFAELVPSERVVQRAEFEADDPSYAGTMTMTWHLAAAGSGTEVTVTATDVPPGIEQAAHEAGIASSLANLASYVERAG; from the coding sequence ATGGACAGGACCGACCGCGCCAGTCGCAGGATCGCGGCACCCCCGGCGGCTGTGTACGGCGCTCTACTCGACCGAAAATCGCTCGAGACGTGGTTGCCGCCGGACGGTATGAGTGGGCGGGTCGAGCGCTGGGATCCACGACCTGGTGGCGGGTTCCGGATGGTTCTCACCTATCTCGATCCCACCGACAGCCCCGGCAAGTCGTCAGACGCGACGGATGTCATCGACGTCGGGTTCGCCGAACTCGTGCCATCGGAGCGCGTGGTGCAGCGAGCAGAGTTCGAGGCCGACGACCCCTCGTATGCGGGAACCATGACGATGACCTGGCATCTCGCCGCCGCGGGTTCCGGGACCGAGGTGACCGTCACGGCCACGGACGTGCCACCCGGCATCGAGCAGGCAGCCCACGAAGCCGGAATCGCCTCCTCGCTGGCCAACCTGGCGTCGTACGTCGAAAGGGCCGGCTGA
- a CDS encoding nuclear transport factor 2 family protein, with product MTAESPVQTVQRLFPLLAEGKSAEAVALFADSVSFSIPHPPGIPWVPEVDSAEGMRTFFDLLQSHVQAKEFDLRQVIAEGDDVVLLGRMVSEVKKTGRDIDTAFALHTTVRDGRITRYHLYEDTHAVAKAYFDD from the coding sequence ATGACAGCAGAGTCACCGGTGCAGACTGTGCAACGCTTGTTCCCGCTGCTGGCCGAGGGGAAGAGCGCGGAGGCGGTGGCCTTGTTCGCCGACTCGGTGTCCTTCTCGATCCCGCACCCGCCGGGCATTCCATGGGTACCGGAGGTCGACTCGGCGGAGGGCATGCGGACGTTCTTCGACCTCCTGCAGAGCCATGTGCAAGCCAAGGAGTTCGACCTCCGTCAGGTCATCGCCGAGGGCGACGACGTGGTCCTCCTCGGCCGCATGGTCTCCGAGGTCAAGAAGACAGGCCGGGACATCGACACCGCGTTCGCCCTGCACACCACGGTCCGGGACGGGCGGATCACCCGCTACCACCTCTACGAGGACACCCATGCTGTAGCCAAGGCCTACTTCGACGACTGA
- a CDS encoding ADP-ribosylglycohydrolase family protein, with the protein MSAPFADASVRTRRAVATILGSAVGDALGAPFEFGPEGSFSERFPRAGSGGEMCGGGGWEPGEATDDTQMAVLVGESLLQCGGLELPDVFARFRRWATAEPKDIGLQTEAVLFSGDPWDLAASLHFQVNQRAAGNGALMRAATSSVYFAPHGRDVTMDAGRRLAALTHGDRAAWEGTAIFHELIRVALTGEDPLSALPDTLAEVHPDHRARYAAVLAPGWHPDLATEFNAAVWPCLGSAVWAVRTTSSYEEAVRAAIDLGGDTDTVAAVCGALAGAVHGLDAIPRRWAEALHVPLPGFGDRVLHAPELTELARKLAASAVSTGR; encoded by the coding sequence ATGAGCGCCCCCTTCGCCGACGCCTCTGTCCGCACACGACGAGCCGTCGCCACCATCCTGGGTTCCGCCGTCGGGGACGCGCTCGGCGCGCCTTTCGAGTTCGGCCCGGAGGGCTCCTTCTCCGAGCGATTCCCAAGGGCGGGCAGCGGGGGTGAGATGTGCGGAGGAGGCGGGTGGGAGCCGGGCGAGGCCACCGACGACACACAGATGGCAGTGCTTGTCGGAGAGTCGTTGCTGCAATGCGGCGGACTCGAACTTCCCGATGTCTTCGCCAGGTTCAGGCGCTGGGCAACCGCCGAGCCGAAGGACATCGGCCTGCAGACCGAAGCGGTCCTCTTCAGCGGCGATCCCTGGGACCTGGCCGCGTCCCTGCATTTCCAGGTCAACCAACGAGCCGCGGGCAACGGCGCGTTGATGCGCGCCGCCACGTCCAGCGTGTACTTCGCACCCCACGGCCGGGATGTCACCATGGACGCCGGCCGTCGCCTGGCCGCACTGACCCACGGTGATCGAGCTGCATGGGAAGGCACCGCGATCTTCCACGAGTTGATCCGCGTCGCACTCACCGGAGAGGACCCGCTCTCCGCCCTACCGGACACACTCGCAGAGGTGCACCCGGACCACCGCGCCCGGTACGCCGCCGTACTCGCGCCCGGCTGGCACCCGGACCTCGCCACCGAGTTCAACGCAGCGGTCTGGCCCTGTCTCGGCTCCGCCGTCTGGGCAGTACGGACGACGTCGTCCTACGAGGAAGCCGTGCGCGCAGCGATCGACCTGGGCGGCGACACGGACACCGTGGCCGCGGTGTGCGGAGCGCTGGCCGGGGCAGTGCACGGACTCGACGCCATCCCTCGACGGTGGGCCGAGGCGCTGCATGTCCCCCTACCCGGCTTCGGCGACCGTGTCCTGCACGCTCCCGAACTCACGGAGCTGGCACGGAAACTGGCCGCAAGCGCCGTCTCCACAGGGCGCTGA
- a CDS encoding chloride channel protein: MAEPSPRSDPAVSGAQPQETDRLRDLLLAPGYLKLLVFCALLGIPVSLAAFWFLVGLHELEHVLWADLPQSLGWGTPPWWWPLPLFLVSGVVVGLAAAHLPGGAGHAPVSGLHTEGTSPRALPGVVLAATASLPFGAVLGPEAPLIALGGGLALLFRDLARAPATVQSTALLGAAGAGAAIAAIFGSPLVAAVLLIEVAGVGGPRLFAVMLPALLSSGVGALVFTGFGRWTGLETGSLRLKLSSPFPRLDAGDVFWSLLLAVAIAFVMHLALAAGRLVAAYVRTGVRVRTVLCALGAATCAALYTLFTGRSPADVASSGQATLSELTADPHSWGVGALLAILLFKGIAYALCLGSLRGGPIFPALFLGAATGALLAPLPYLGLVPAMAAGMAAAIASTLRLPVSSVVLVALLLGSPDMMPVVILAAVVAFVTTELLPKTLRRRTGRRSRPMDKSAGTTG; this comes from the coding sequence ATGGCGGAGCCCAGCCCACGATCCGATCCGGCGGTCAGCGGGGCACAGCCTCAGGAAACAGACCGCCTGCGGGATCTACTGCTCGCTCCCGGCTATCTGAAGTTGCTCGTCTTCTGCGCGCTCCTCGGTATCCCGGTTTCCCTCGCGGCGTTCTGGTTCTTGGTCGGGCTGCACGAACTGGAACACGTGTTGTGGGCGGATCTCCCGCAGAGCCTGGGGTGGGGCACTCCCCCGTGGTGGTGGCCGCTGCCGCTCTTCCTCGTTTCGGGCGTGGTCGTCGGCCTGGCCGCCGCGCACCTTCCCGGTGGGGCCGGTCACGCACCGGTCTCCGGCCTGCATACCGAAGGCACCTCACCGAGGGCGCTGCCGGGGGTGGTCCTCGCCGCGACCGCGAGCCTCCCGTTCGGCGCCGTCCTGGGTCCGGAAGCACCACTCATCGCCCTGGGAGGTGGTCTGGCCCTGCTCTTCCGCGACCTCGCACGCGCACCTGCGACCGTGCAGAGCACAGCACTGCTGGGTGCGGCCGGAGCCGGGGCGGCCATCGCGGCGATCTTCGGAAGCCCACTGGTCGCCGCCGTGCTCCTCATCGAGGTCGCGGGCGTCGGCGGACCGCGACTGTTCGCGGTCATGCTGCCCGCCCTGCTGTCCAGCGGGGTGGGTGCCCTGGTATTCACCGGCTTCGGCCGCTGGACCGGACTGGAAACAGGAAGCCTTCGCCTGAAGCTCTCCTCGCCGTTCCCCCGTCTGGACGCCGGAGACGTGTTCTGGTCCCTGCTCCTGGCCGTCGCCATCGCCTTCGTGATGCACCTGGCACTGGCCGCGGGACGACTGGTGGCGGCATACGTCCGGACGGGCGTACGCGTACGCACCGTCCTCTGCGCGCTGGGCGCGGCGACCTGCGCCGCGCTCTACACGCTGTTCACCGGCCGCTCACCTGCCGACGTCGCCTCGTCCGGCCAGGCCACCCTGAGCGAGCTGACCGCCGACCCGCATTCCTGGGGTGTCGGTGCGCTGCTTGCCATTCTGCTGTTCAAAGGCATCGCATACGCCCTGTGCCTGGGCAGCCTGCGGGGCGGCCCCATCTTCCCCGCCCTCTTCCTGGGAGCCGCCACCGGTGCACTGCTGGCGCCTCTGCCGTATCTGGGGCTCGTCCCCGCGATGGCCGCCGGCATGGCGGCGGCCATCGCGTCCACCCTGCGGCTCCCCGTGAGCAGCGTGGTGCTCGTGGCCCTACTGCTGGGCAGCCCCGACATGATGCCCGTGGTGATTCTGGCGGCAGTGGTCGCCTTCGTCACCACCGAGCTCCTGCCCAAAACCCTGCGCCGTCGCACCGGCCGGCGTTCCCGCCCCATGGACAAGTCCGCTGGGACCACCGGATGA
- a CDS encoding beta-ketoacyl-ACP synthase III, protein MNVSSAELRAAPGPTAVVTGVGSYLPPRRVTNDELCSRLDSSDAWIRERIGIQERRRADAVVSTGDLALEAARRAMRSADVADVDTLVLATTTPDHHCPATAPAVAHRLGLRDAVAFDVTAGCAGFVHASAVAAGLISAGSARKVLVVGAETMSAIIDSDDRSTAPLFGDGAGAVVLEAGSGKQDGSLGPFVWGSDGSLADAIVIPAGGARERDRRDSAPAGDFFVHMRGNEVFRHAVRRMSQAARDAVKAAGWALDEVDRLIVHQANGRIGASVADALGIPPERTPSNIAHVGNTAAASVPLLLAHAADEGQLKPGHRVLVVAFGSGLAWAATTLVWPPGITAEL, encoded by the coding sequence ATGAACGTTTCGAGCGCGGAACTCCGTGCAGCGCCGGGGCCGACGGCCGTGGTGACGGGCGTGGGTTCCTATCTTCCTCCCCGCCGCGTGACCAATGACGAGCTGTGCTCCCGGCTGGACAGCAGCGACGCGTGGATCCGGGAGAGAATCGGCATTCAGGAGCGCCGCCGGGCGGACGCGGTGGTGTCCACGGGAGATCTGGCCCTGGAAGCCGCGCGGAGGGCGATGCGCTCTGCGGACGTGGCGGACGTCGACACCCTGGTCCTGGCCACGACCACCCCGGACCACCACTGCCCGGCCACCGCGCCCGCGGTCGCCCACCGGCTCGGGCTGCGCGACGCGGTCGCCTTCGACGTGACCGCCGGCTGTGCGGGCTTCGTACACGCCTCGGCGGTCGCCGCTGGGCTCATCAGCGCGGGGAGCGCCCGGAAGGTGTTGGTCGTGGGGGCGGAGACGATGTCGGCCATCATCGACTCCGACGACCGCTCCACGGCCCCTCTCTTCGGCGACGGCGCCGGAGCGGTGGTCCTGGAAGCCGGATCCGGGAAACAGGACGGCAGCCTCGGACCCTTCGTCTGGGGCAGCGACGGTTCACTCGCCGACGCCATCGTCATCCCGGCCGGCGGAGCCCGTGAGCGTGACCGGCGGGACAGCGCGCCCGCGGGTGACTTCTTCGTTCACATGCGCGGGAACGAGGTCTTTCGTCACGCGGTGCGTCGCATGAGCCAGGCCGCCCGGGACGCGGTGAAAGCCGCGGGGTGGGCCCTCGACGAGGTCGACCGGCTGATCGTCCACCAGGCCAACGGACGCATCGGCGCCTCCGTCGCCGACGCACTAGGCATCCCGCCCGAGCGCACGCCTTCCAACATCGCCCACGTCGGCAACACCGCGGCGGCGTCCGTGCCGTTGCTGCTCGCCCACGCCGCGGACGAGGGTCAGCTGAAACCCGGGCACCGCGTGCTCGTTGTCGCTTTCGGCAGCGGGCTCGCCTGGGCCGCCACCACCCTCGTGTGGCCGCCGGGCATCACCGCTGAGCTGTAG
- a CDS encoding acyl carrier protein yields the protein MLEELKGILTTQAGLPAAPITADATLADAGVDSMAVTVLSMQLEDRMGLFLTEDELSRAPTVNALADLIASRAAGKP from the coding sequence GTGCTGGAAGAACTCAAGGGCATCCTCACGACACAGGCCGGACTGCCCGCCGCGCCCATCACCGCCGACGCGACCCTGGCCGACGCAGGTGTCGACTCCATGGCCGTGACGGTGCTGTCCATGCAACTGGAGGACCGCATGGGCCTGTTCCTCACCGAGGACGAACTCTCGCGCGCCCCCACCGTCAACGCCCTGGCCGACCTCATCGCGAGCCGAGCCGCCGGGAAACCGTGA
- a CDS encoding alpha/beta fold hydrolase, with product MPTAPIAWNPPEWNAPEQTKEELVPLEWRGLRYTCRVITSGRPPVTEPLLLLGGALQDMYAWPRLERRLSAHMTLVLVDLPGVGTADDLSSEHGFDALAEAALLVPDRLGFDRINLLGASYGAPIAYRAALSRPARIARLVLAGATHRMNPGLVSECEQVWRARAALADDIDGTLSDSGSQEIAARAVTTLLNTALGDQVCQAPTVARLLHRQFARITPAEARRHAVCHQRLLGSDPLPSENIDAVRALVFTGEHDDVSTPDENRAVAAAIAGSTFVLVRDADHMVHLEREAEYADLVLRFLTDLSLEGLQYTTTPERLGRG from the coding sequence ATGCCGACCGCTCCCATCGCGTGGAACCCGCCCGAATGGAACGCGCCCGAGCAGACGAAGGAGGAACTCGTCCCCCTGGAATGGCGCGGCCTGCGCTACACCTGCCGTGTCATCACCTCGGGCCGGCCGCCGGTCACCGAACCCCTGCTCCTGCTCGGCGGCGCACTGCAGGACATGTACGCCTGGCCCCGGCTGGAGCGCAGACTCAGCGCCCACATGACGTTGGTGCTCGTCGACCTGCCCGGTGTCGGCACAGCCGACGACCTGTCCTCCGAGCACGGTTTCGACGCGCTCGCCGAGGCCGCTCTGCTCGTCCCCGACCGGCTCGGGTTCGACCGGATCAATCTGCTGGGCGCCTCCTACGGCGCGCCGATCGCCTACCGTGCCGCCCTCAGCAGACCGGCGCGGATCGCGCGGCTCGTCCTGGCCGGCGCCACGCACCGGATGAACCCGGGTCTGGTGTCCGAGTGCGAGCAGGTGTGGCGCGCCCGCGCCGCACTCGCGGACGACATCGATGGGACGCTGTCGGACTCCGGGTCGCAGGAGATCGCGGCCCGCGCCGTCACGACGCTGTTGAACACCGCCCTCGGCGACCAGGTCTGCCAGGCACCCACAGTGGCAAGGCTGCTGCACCGGCAGTTCGCCCGCATCACCCCGGCCGAGGCCCGCCGCCACGCCGTCTGTCACCAGCGGCTGCTCGGATCGGATCCGCTGCCCTCCGAGAACATCGACGCTGTGCGCGCCCTGGTGTTCACCGGTGAGCACGACGACGTCAGCACTCCGGACGAGAACCGCGCCGTGGCGGCCGCCATCGCTGGCTCGACCTTCGTGCTCGTCCGAGACGCCGACCACATGGTGCACCTCGAACGGGAAGCCGAGTACGCCGACCTGGTCCTGCGCTTCCTCACCGACCTCTCACTCGAAGGCCTTCAGTACACGACCACACCGGAACGCCTCGGGCGTGGCTGA
- a CDS encoding DUF6083 domain-containing protein: MGAVDKEPRRWGDGQASACPYCRLPQDRVPTLDHDWVLLEPGLDVLAHLVPAERRWITLSDGRVAVYAVCPPDPLQRCRIEHRLACSGQQLPDLWPWLTAVRQENARQVERRAGAEPALWPDIELPDTG, encoded by the coding sequence ATGGGGGCTGTCGACAAGGAGCCACGGCGATGGGGCGACGGACAGGCATCTGCCTGCCCGTACTGCAGGCTGCCGCAGGACCGAGTGCCGACACTGGATCACGACTGGGTGCTCCTGGAACCGGGGCTCGATGTGCTCGCGCATCTGGTACCGGCGGAGCGTCGGTGGATCACGTTGTCGGACGGACGGGTGGCGGTGTACGCCGTGTGTCCGCCGGATCCGCTGCAGCGATGCCGGATCGAGCACCGTCTGGCCTGCTCCGGGCAGCAACTACCGGATCTGTGGCCTTGGTTGACGGCGGTGCGACAGGAGAACGCGCGCCAGGTCGAGCGACGTGCGGGCGCGGAACCAGCGCTGTGGCCCGACATCGAGCTGCCGGACACCGGGTAG
- a CDS encoding SAM-dependent methyltransferase, which produces MTDTRSGASGIDTSKPHSARMYDYFLGGKDNYEVDQEAAEKVISVFPHVSEMARTNRRFMHRASRLLAERGVRQFLDIGTGIPTRPNLHQVVQEIAPDARVVYADNDPIVLRHAEALLHSTRQGSTTYVHADVREPEKIIEAARETLDFDQPIALSLVALLHLVGDEDDPHRIVTELLRPLAPGSYLALSHATGDFDPETWERIVEIYRSGGTPAQVRSRTEFATFFDGLELVDPGVELAMLWHPELGEPDGHDERIPLYAGVARKV; this is translated from the coding sequence ATGACAGACACCCGCAGTGGCGCGAGTGGTATCGACACCAGTAAGCCTCATTCGGCGCGCATGTACGACTACTTCCTCGGTGGGAAGGACAATTACGAAGTCGACCAGGAGGCTGCCGAGAAGGTCATTTCCGTCTTCCCCCATGTCTCGGAGATGGCGCGGACCAACCGCAGGTTCATGCACCGGGCCTCACGCCTGCTGGCCGAGCGAGGTGTCCGGCAGTTCCTCGACATAGGGACGGGAATTCCCACCCGGCCGAATCTGCATCAGGTCGTCCAGGAGATCGCTCCTGACGCACGTGTCGTGTATGCGGACAACGACCCGATCGTGCTGCGGCACGCCGAGGCGCTTCTCCACAGCACCCGGCAAGGGAGTACGACCTACGTCCACGCGGACGTGCGAGAGCCTGAAAAGATCATCGAAGCAGCCAGGGAGACCCTCGACTTCGACCAGCCGATCGCGTTGTCGTTGGTAGCCCTCCTCCATCTGGTCGGGGACGAGGACGATCCCCACCGCATCGTGACCGAACTGCTCAGGCCACTCGCACCCGGTAGCTACCTGGCGTTGTCTCACGCGACCGGGGACTTCGACCCTGAGACCTGGGAGCGCATCGTCGAGATATACCGCAGTGGCGGTACGCCTGCCCAAGTGCGGTCACGCACTGAATTCGCCACGTTCTTCGACGGACTTGAACTCGTCGACCCGGGCGTGGAACTCGCCATGCTCTGGCACCCCGAGCTCGGCGAACCGGACGGTCATGATGAGCGGATACCTTTGTACGCCGGGGTCGCTCGCAAGGTCTGA
- a CDS encoding Rieske 2Fe-2S domain-containing protein, whose translation MPTVPHGWYAVLRSSELRQNRVVSLHYFGRALIAFRGSDGQAAVRDAHCPHYGAHLGVGGKVVGGTVECPFHGWRFGADGRCVNAPFSVRTPKVSLEGFPVREHSGLIFVYTGPAAPSWEVPEIPETESRNFAQPIDDTCKARIHVQEMRENIVDESHFHFIHGQSEPPVQDWRTDGPFAEVRGRISRRVFGWDIDNTFDAFMYGPGVMVVRTHGPVLSVTAVALSTPIDDHTSELRMLYYLRKPARAPFLTPVLKLVFRSEALDEVREEVRIWDHKIHQPRPVLLPHEKGIKALRRWYAQFYPPGLPVAQPRDVSPPVAEAAAEADGSDHHRQTLPIDGDLTSSWPLRG comes from the coding sequence ATGCCGACAGTTCCGCACGGGTGGTACGCCGTCCTCCGCAGCAGCGAACTGCGACAGAACCGGGTGGTCAGCCTGCACTACTTCGGACGGGCGCTGATCGCCTTCCGCGGGAGCGACGGACAAGCGGCCGTGAGAGACGCACATTGCCCCCACTACGGTGCACATCTGGGCGTCGGCGGAAAGGTCGTGGGCGGGACTGTCGAATGCCCCTTCCACGGATGGCGATTCGGTGCGGACGGCCGCTGCGTGAACGCCCCGTTCTCGGTCCGGACCCCCAAAGTGTCCCTCGAAGGCTTCCCGGTCCGCGAGCACAGCGGCCTCATCTTCGTCTACACAGGCCCTGCCGCGCCCTCCTGGGAAGTACCGGAAATCCCGGAGACAGAATCCAGGAACTTCGCCCAGCCGATCGACGACACCTGCAAGGCGCGCATCCACGTCCAGGAAATGCGCGAGAACATCGTCGACGAGTCCCACTTCCACTTCATCCACGGCCAGAGCGAACCCCCCGTCCAGGACTGGAGGACGGACGGCCCCTTCGCCGAGGTCCGCGGCCGGATCAGCCGGCGCGTATTCGGCTGGGACATCGACAACACCTTCGACGCCTTCATGTACGGACCCGGTGTGATGGTGGTCCGCACCCATGGGCCGGTCCTGTCGGTGACCGCAGTCGCGCTCTCCACTCCCATCGACGACCACACCAGCGAACTGCGGATGCTGTACTACCTCCGTAAACCGGCCCGGGCCCCGTTCCTGACACCCGTGCTCAAACTTGTCTTCCGCTCAGAAGCCCTGGACGAGGTACGCGAAGAGGTCAGGATCTGGGATCACAAGATCCACCAACCTCGCCCGGTTCTGCTTCCGCACGAGAAGGGCATCAAGGCCCTGCGCCGCTGGTACGCCCAGTTCTACCCGCCCGGCCTTCCCGTCGCGCAGCCGCGCGACGTCAGCCCGCCCGTCGCCGAAGCCGCTGCCGAAGCCGATGGAAGCGATCACCACCGGCAGACGCTGCCGATCGATGGTGACCTCACGTCGTCCTGGCCACTCCGTGGGTGA